A DNA window from Pirellulales bacterium contains the following coding sequences:
- a CDS encoding ATP-binding protein — MPNQGWLYHDQRVIPSDPQAGKQVLDALLAALSRHEWVERDIFSVHLAMEEALVNAIRHGNGGDPSKQVQVECRVAVDHCWIRICDEGPGFDPDQVPDPTSDERIDVPSGRGIMLMRNFMTRVEYDGRGNCVVMEKRRESASE, encoded by the coding sequence ATGCCCAACCAAGGTTGGCTTTATCACGACCAGCGGGTCATTCCCAGTGATCCGCAGGCCGGCAAGCAGGTGCTCGACGCCCTCCTGGCGGCGCTATCGCGCCACGAGTGGGTCGAGCGCGATATCTTCAGCGTCCACCTCGCCATGGAAGAGGCCCTGGTCAACGCCATCCGCCACGGCAACGGCGGCGATCCGAGCAAGCAGGTCCAGGTCGAGTGCCGCGTCGCCGTCGACCACTGCTGGATTCGCATCTGCGACGAAGGCCCGGGATTCGACCCCGATCAGGTGCCCGACCCAACCTCTGACGAGCGGATCGACGTGCCCTCGGGCCGGGGAATCATGCTGATGCGCAACTTCATGACCCGCGTCGAGTACGACGGGCGTGGCAACTGCGTGGTGATGGAAAAACGCCGCGAATCGGCGTCCGAGTGA
- a CDS encoding glycosyltransferase family 9 protein has translation MNEKTSRTLDIWIGIPLCWMLTLLLRLSRLLRGRRTTAAPRKIVFIKLAEMGAIVLTMPAFEAAARRVGRENLFCLMLAGNREIHDLLGFFRGENLITIRDRNLWTFAVDVLAFLKRCRREDIDCVIDLEGFSRISAILAGLSGAKVRVGLDRYTTEGLYRGDLLTHRVACNYYNHASAQFLTLVEALDAPAGQVPLLKRAIRLDKYRLPLFQPSAAEVADMRQLLASRCGAGAAGPLVILNCNLIDLLPLRRWPRERFLELGRRVLDLSPQATILLTGLKTERTASEALAREISPTQCFSLAGDTTLRSLVTLFTLADVLVTSDCGPGHMAALTDIPIVSIFGPETPQLYSPLTPHNHSLWSGLACSPCLHAFNHRSSPCRDNVCMREVTVDEVLRLTLQVCPALSRPAIESP, from the coding sequence TTGAACGAAAAGACCAGCCGCACGCTCGATATCTGGATCGGCATCCCCCTGTGCTGGATGCTGACGCTGCTGCTGCGCCTGAGCCGGCTGTTGCGCGGCCGTCGTACGACGGCTGCCCCGCGCAAGATCGTATTCATCAAGCTGGCGGAAATGGGGGCGATCGTGCTGACGATGCCCGCCTTCGAGGCCGCTGCCCGGCGCGTGGGCCGCGAAAACCTGTTCTGCTTGATGCTCGCGGGCAATCGCGAGATCCACGACCTGCTCGGGTTCTTTCGCGGGGAGAACCTGATCACTATTCGGGACCGAAATCTCTGGACGTTCGCCGTCGATGTGCTGGCCTTTCTCAAACGGTGCCGTCGAGAGGACATCGATTGCGTCATCGATCTCGAGGGGTTTTCGCGCATCTCCGCAATTCTCGCGGGACTCTCGGGCGCGAAGGTGCGCGTGGGACTCGACCGCTATACGACCGAGGGGCTGTACCGCGGCGATCTGTTGACCCATCGCGTGGCGTGCAACTACTACAACCACGCCAGCGCACAGTTTCTGACGCTAGTCGAGGCCCTGGACGCGCCGGCCGGGCAGGTCCCGCTGCTGAAGCGTGCCATCCGTCTGGACAAATATCGCTTGCCGCTGTTCCAGCCTTCAGCGGCCGAAGTGGCCGACATGCGGCAGTTGCTGGCGAGCCGCTGCGGAGCTGGGGCCGCCGGGCCGCTGGTGATCTTGAATTGCAACCTGATCGACCTCTTGCCGCTGCGGCGCTGGCCCCGCGAGCGATTTCTCGAACTCGGACGTCGCGTGCTGGACCTGTCGCCGCAGGCCACGATCCTGCTGACCGGCTTGAAAACCGAGCGGACGGCTTCCGAAGCGCTGGCCCGCGAGATTTCGCCGACGCAATGCTTCTCGCTCGCCGGCGACACGACGCTCCGTAGCCTGGTCACGTTGTTCACGCTGGCCGACGTGCTCGTCACCAGCGATTGTGGGCCCGGTCACATGGCTGCCTTGACCGACATCCCGATCGTTTCGATCTTCGGGCCCGAAACTCCGCAGCTGTACTCGCCGTTGACACCGCACAACCACTCGCTGTGGTCCGGGCTGGCGTGCAGCCCCTGCCTGCACGCGTTCAATCACCGCAGTTCGCCCTGCCGCGACAACGTCTGCATGCGCGAGGTGACGGTCGACGAGGTGTTGCGTCTGACCTTGCAGGTTTGCCCGGCCTTGAGTCGCCCGGCAATCGAGAGCCCTTGA
- a CDS encoding STAS domain-containing protein, with amino-acid sequence MSVHRRLDVSEVGDVAVVHFVDRKILDEQNIQDLGLELFQLVETENRKKILLNFNTVDFLSSAALGKLITLDKKVKAHGGTLKLCNIRPEIYEVFAITKLNKMFDIREDEAEALEAF; translated from the coding sequence ATGAGTGTGCATCGGCGCTTGGATGTATCCGAAGTGGGCGACGTGGCCGTCGTGCACTTCGTCGATCGCAAGATTCTCGACGAACAAAACATTCAAGACCTGGGTCTCGAATTGTTTCAGCTCGTCGAGACCGAGAACCGCAAGAAGATCCTGTTGAATTTCAACACGGTCGATTTCCTGTCGAGCGCCGCGCTCGGCAAGCTCATCACCCTCGACAAGAAGGTCAAGGCCCACGGCGGGACCTTGAAGCTTTGCAATATCCGCCCGGAAATCTACGAGGTCTTCGCGATCACCAAGTTGAACAAGATGTTCGACATCCGCGAGGACGAGGCCGAAGCCCTGGAGGCGTTCTGA
- a CDS encoding bifunctional heptose 7-phosphate kinase/heptose 1-phosphate adenyltransferase, with the protein MSQDLISVLERAQRPRILVVGDVILDRYVWGNVDRISPEAPIPLLRVDRHEQRLGGAGSVVSMLAALDCDVRLAAIVGTDEHATRIGELLAAAQVDATAILPDPGRPTTVKERFLGRAQSRHPQQIIRIDYEADHPLSHDLREALFARIVAQLDQVELVLVSDYNKGVCSGDMVPRIVAEARRRGLAVVADPIRGGDYRRYAGCACITPNRLEASLATGRTIGTPEEGLAAAAALLDFGVESAIVTLDRDGMAWATRTGERGLAPCRPREVYDITGAGDMVLSVIGFCLSFGLPHAQVVELANLAGGLEVERLGVVPLSREDLMRELRGGDYPGRRKIVSLEELLPQLSRRKQAGHRIVMTNGCFDLIHPGHVGLLREARKLGDCLVVGLNSDVSVRQLKGSHRPIIDERGRAEMLAALETVDFVVLFDEVSVEPLIGRILPDVLVKAAQYELAEVVGHELVQAHGGQVIRVPMQGDYSTSGLIERILEKPGTTAGRAS; encoded by the coding sequence ATGTCGCAAGATCTGATCTCGGTGCTCGAACGCGCGCAGCGACCCCGGATCCTCGTCGTCGGCGACGTCATCCTCGATCGATATGTCTGGGGCAACGTCGACCGCATCAGCCCCGAGGCACCCATTCCGCTGCTGCGCGTCGATCGCCACGAACAGCGACTGGGCGGGGCAGGTAGCGTCGTCTCGATGCTGGCGGCCCTCGATTGCGACGTACGCCTGGCGGCGATTGTGGGCACCGACGAGCACGCCACGCGCATTGGCGAGCTGCTCGCGGCGGCGCAAGTCGACGCAACGGCCATCTTGCCCGACCCCGGGCGCCCGACGACGGTCAAAGAGCGCTTTCTGGGGCGGGCACAAAGCCGCCATCCGCAACAGATTATCCGTATCGACTACGAAGCCGATCACCCATTGTCCCACGACCTGCGCGAAGCCCTGTTCGCGCGCATCGTTGCACAGCTCGACCAGGTCGAGCTGGTGCTGGTGAGCGATTACAACAAGGGGGTCTGCTCGGGCGACATGGTCCCGCGCATCGTCGCCGAAGCACGGCGGCGGGGCCTGGCGGTCGTGGCCGACCCGATTCGTGGTGGCGACTATCGGCGCTATGCCGGTTGCGCCTGCATCACACCCAATCGGCTCGAGGCCAGCCTGGCCACTGGGCGGACGATCGGCACGCCCGAGGAAGGACTCGCGGCCGCCGCGGCGTTGCTCGATTTCGGCGTGGAGTCGGCCATCGTCACGCTCGACCGCGACGGCATGGCCTGGGCCACGCGGACCGGCGAGCGCGGCCTGGCCCCATGTCGCCCTCGCGAGGTGTACGACATCACCGGCGCCGGCGACATGGTCCTGTCGGTGATCGGCTTCTGCCTGTCCTTCGGCTTACCGCACGCCCAGGTCGTCGAACTGGCGAATCTGGCCGGCGGCCTGGAGGTCGAACGTCTGGGCGTGGTCCCGCTTTCGCGCGAAGACCTCATGCGCGAGCTGCGCGGCGGCGACTATCCCGGACGGCGCAAAATCGTCAGTCTCGAGGAGCTGCTGCCCCAGTTGTCGCGCCGCAAGCAAGCCGGGCATCGCATCGTGATGACCAACGGGTGTTTCGACCTGATTCACCCCGGCCATGTGGGCCTGCTGCGCGAGGCGCGCAAGCTCGGCGACTGCCTGGTCGTCGGCCTGAACAGCGACGTCAGCGTTCGCCAGCTCAAGGGCTCGCACCGCCCGATCATCGACGAGCGTGGCCGGGCCGAGATGCTGGCGGCGCTGGAAACCGTCGATTTCGTCGTGTTGTTCGACGAAGTCAGCGTCGAGCCCCTGATCGGGCGAATCCTGCCCGACGTGCTCGTCAAGGCGGCACAATACGAGCTGGCGGAAGTCGTGGGCCACGAGCTGGTCCAGGCTCATGGCGGCCAGGTGATCCGCGTGCCGATGCAAGGCGACTACTCGACGAGCGGGCTGATCGAGCGGATCCTGGAAAAGCCCGGCACGACCGCGGGCCGTGCGTCTTGA
- a CDS encoding ThuA domain-containing protein encodes MSEQVAAREVHSAPGPRRRSELAAARLPVDPNATAEPLTLCLVASKKDHGPGEHEYPTWQAQWRELLGQAPRVAIRTPFDWPSSDDWRQSQVMIWYFWHHHWSDQDYAELDAHLGRGGGVVAIHAGLVEDRAPQRLAERFGLAGQRPRLQFRHGPAELKATAAAQGSFFHGLPRLELVDETYWDFDGDPGRVNVLATADELGQARPQIWTHEAGPGRVFCTTPGHFLRTFGDPLYRLVLLRGIAWAGRQPLARFEPLAEIGAGLIDD; translated from the coding sequence ATGTCTGAACAGGTGGCTGCCCGCGAAGTACATTCCGCACCTGGCCCTCGGCGCCGGAGCGAGTTGGCCGCCGCACGATTGCCCGTCGATCCCAACGCGACCGCCGAACCGCTGACCCTGTGCCTGGTCGCCAGCAAGAAGGACCACGGTCCGGGCGAACACGAGTATCCGACCTGGCAGGCACAGTGGCGTGAACTACTCGGCCAAGCTCCCCGGGTCGCGATTCGCACTCCTTTCGACTGGCCGTCGTCGGACGACTGGCGGCAGTCGCAGGTGATGATCTGGTACTTCTGGCATCATCATTGGAGCGACCAGGACTACGCCGAACTCGACGCTCACCTCGGGCGAGGCGGAGGTGTCGTGGCGATTCACGCAGGTCTCGTCGAAGACCGTGCACCGCAGCGGCTGGCCGAACGATTTGGCCTCGCCGGACAGCGTCCGCGTCTGCAATTCCGCCATGGCCCAGCCGAACTCAAGGCGACCGCGGCCGCACAGGGCTCCTTTTTCCACGGCCTGCCCCGACTTGAGTTGGTCGACGAAACTTACTGGGACTTCGACGGCGATCCGGGCCGGGTGAACGTCCTGGCGACGGCCGATGAACTCGGCCAAGCCCGACCGCAAATCTGGACCCACGAGGCCGGCCCTGGCCGGGTCTTCTGTACGACGCCGGGGCATTTCCTGCGGACCTTCGGCGATCCGCTTTACCGGCTGGTCTTGCTGCGCGGAATCGCCTGGGCGGGGCGACAGCCGCTGGCGCGTTTCGAGCCCTTGGCCGAGATCGGCGCCGGGCTCATCGACGACTGA
- a CDS encoding inositol monophosphatase, which translates to MADYLEVCETAARAGGQVLRDWAGRFAVREKGPADLVTEADLASQETIREIVLKAFPSHGFLGEEGGGIPAGPEGFRWIVDPLDGTSNYVHGLAYYSVSVALECQGELLAGAVYDPVIDHMFSAAAGQPAHRNGETLQVSRCTRMDDAMVAASLAARLSPDHQEMRDFVAVTCHCQTIRRLGSAALNLCHVASGNLDAYWAISNQPWDIAAGFLIARQAGAVITELDGGPVDLARPRFIAASSEPLRAELQAILAATRTA; encoded by the coding sequence ATGGCCGACTATCTCGAGGTTTGTGAAACCGCTGCCCGGGCCGGTGGCCAGGTGCTCCGAGATTGGGCCGGCCGCTTCGCCGTCCGCGAAAAAGGCCCTGCCGATCTGGTTACCGAAGCCGACCTGGCGTCGCAGGAAACGATTCGCGAAATCGTGCTCAAGGCGTTTCCCAGCCACGGGTTTCTCGGCGAAGAGGGCGGCGGCATCCCGGCCGGTCCCGAGGGCTTTCGGTGGATCGTCGATCCCTTGGACGGAACATCGAATTACGTCCACGGCCTGGCTTACTACAGCGTATCGGTGGCTCTTGAGTGCCAGGGCGAGCTTCTCGCGGGCGCGGTTTACGACCCGGTGATCGACCACATGTTCTCTGCGGCCGCCGGTCAACCCGCGCACCGCAACGGCGAAACGCTCCAGGTCAGCCGTTGCACTCGCATGGACGATGCCATGGTGGCCGCGAGCCTTGCCGCGCGGCTCAGCCCTGACCATCAGGAAATGCGGGATTTTGTCGCGGTAACGTGCCATTGCCAGACGATTCGCCGCCTGGGCTCGGCGGCCTTGAACCTGTGCCACGTGGCGAGCGGCAACCTGGACGCCTACTGGGCCATTAGCAACCAGCCCTGGGACATCGCCGCAGGTTTTCTCATCGCCCGACAGGCCGGAGCCGTGATCACGGAGCTCGACGGCGGCCCGGTCGATCTGGCTCGTCCCCGATTCATTGCCGCTTCGAGCGAGCCGCTACGAGCCGAACTGCAGGCGATTCTGGCCGCAACGCGAACAGCATAA